A window of Palaemon carinicauda isolate YSFRI2023 chromosome 27, ASM3689809v2, whole genome shotgun sequence contains these coding sequences:
- the LOC137620919 gene encoding myb-like protein X: protein MLFTSKVGWHKALEEELIMCDAARQTLQDYRTQNWIWRILHSVLGYVGLQSLVGYKEPTLSPCDKPLLNLARSVFGGDQATGAAEILRKVDNFFFWPKMALLIAAIFGCWSMCAKNNKRIPENEPTKEEEMGEATETEKEEKRNEMEDNQTDEEERQKEEEEIIVEETEKGAERNEMEDIQTDGEERKMEDDTNEEEISNENVTQIPSVRSDDEETSELKAEEGKPEKKKDEKTSDYQDREKEAVKKDYPMNETLQTEKEMKKEREENTGNKEEDKMHNLMKDGLIAYENKRFNEAIVIFTEALTMNTNKEDTALLHFLRAEANAASENPLTLDIILDCCQALEKGLQGQRAYMLRGKHLLKLGLYDAVLNDFKTVRKIKESKECWKFIEDTKALQKRWEKQSYYEVLGVKQTATKAEILKAFKGLSMKLHPDRHRDKPKFLQDAFEEKFKKLVNAKIVLTDQQKRNIYDAQNQWQWRQTYNQPKQERQQTYNQPKQERQQTYNQPKQERQQTFNQHKQERQQTYNQPKQERQQTFNQQKQERQQPYDQHEKEHHQKHYYEQNREQSQKRNDQRPFEERYENTFEYFEQFFKQTHNQPKQERQQTYNQPKQERQQTFNQPKQERQQPYDHHEQEDHQNHYYEQSRKQSQKRNDQRPFEERYENTFEYFEQFFKQTHNQPKQERQQTYNQPKQECQQTFNQPKQERQQPYDHHEQEDHQNHYYEQSRKQSQKRNDQRPFEERYENTFEYFEQFFKQTHNQPKQERQQTYNQPKQERQQTYNQPKQERQQTFNQPKQERQQPYDHHEQEDHQNHYYEQSRKQSQKRNDQRPFEERYENTFEYFEQFFKQTHNQPKQERQQTYNQPKQERQQTFNQPKQERQQPYDHHEQEDHQNHYYEQSRKQSQKRNDQRPFEERYENTFEYFEQFFKQTHNQPKQERQQTYNQPKQERQQTFNQPKQERQQPYDHHEQEDHQNHYYEQSRKQSQKRNDQRPFEERYENTFEYFEQFFKQTHNQPKQERQQTYNQPKQERQQTFNQPKQERQQPYDHHEQEDHQNHYYEQSRKQSQKRNDQRPFEERYENTFEYFEQFFKQTHNQPKQERQQTYNQPKQERQQTYNQPKQERQQTFNQPKQERQQPYDHHEQEDHQNHYYEQSRKQSQKRNDQRPFEERYENTFEYFEQFFKQTHNQPKQERQQTYNQPKQERQQTYNQPKQERQQTFNQPKQERQQPYDHHEQEDHQNHYYEQSREQSQKRNDQRPFEERYENTFEYFEKNFRNKN from the coding sequence ATGCTATTTACTAGCAAAGTGGGATGGCACAAGGCACTTGAGGAAGAGCTGATCATGTGCGACGCTGCCCGTCAGACtttgcaggattacaggacccaaaattGGATATGGCGTATTCTCCATTCTGTTTTGGGGTACGTTGGCCTTCAGTCCCTTGTCGGATACAAAGAGCCAACCCTATCACCCTGTGACAAACCCTTGTTAAACTTGGCGAGGAGCGTCTTTGGAGGCGACCAGGCAACTGGAGCTGCAGAGATTCTTCGTAAAGTGGACAATTTCTTCTTTTGGCCGAAGATGGCTTTGCTTATTGCCGCCATCTTTGGATGTTGGAGTATGTGTGCAAAAAACAACAAGCGGATTCCTGAAAATGAACCAACGAAAGAGGAGGAAATGGGAGAAGCGACAGAAacggaaaaggaagagaagagaaatgagatggaggACAATCAAACGGACGAGGAAGAAAGacagaaggaagaggaggaaataattgtggaagaaacggaaaaggGGGCGGAGAGGAATGAGATGGAGGACATTCAAACGGATGGTGAAGAAAGAAAGATGGAAGACGATACAAATGAAGAGGAAATTTCCAATGAAAATGTGACGCAGATTCCATCTGTACGATCAGATGATGAAGAAACCTCAGAGTtgaaagcagaggaaggaaaaccAGAAAAGAAGAAAGATGAGAAGACGTCTGATTATCAAGACCGTGAAAAGGAGGCCGTCAAAAAAGACTATCCGATGAATGAAACTCTGCAAACGGAGAAGgaaatgaagaaagagagagaggagaacacgGGAAATAAGGAGGAAGATAAGATGCATAACTTAATGAAGGATGGATTAATTGCCTATGAAAATAAGAGGTTCAACGAGGCGATTGTTATTTTTACAGAAGCCTTGACAATGAATACGAACAAAGAAGACACCGCTCTTCTGCATTTCCTTCGGGCTGAGGCGAACGCAGCCTCTGAAAACCCTCTTACCTTGGATATCATATTGGACTGTTGCCAAGCCCTCGAGAAAGGTCTTCAAGGACAGAGAGCCTACATGCTACGAGGGAAGCACCTTCTGAAACTTGGCCTTTACGACGCTGTCCTGAATGACTTCAAAACTGTGAGAAAAATTAAAGAATCAAAGGAATGTTGGAAATTCATAGAAGATACGAAGGCGCTCCAGAAGAGATGGGAAAAACAAAGTTATTATGAGGTTTTGGGTGTGAAACAGACTGCCACAAAGGCAGAAATTTTAAAAGCCTTCAAAGGCCTGTCCATGAAATTACACCCAGACAGACATCGGGACAAACCAAAATTCTTACAGGATGCATTCGAGGAGAAGTTTAAGAAGTTAGTAAATGCTAAAATTGTTCTGACGGATCAACAAAAGAGAAATATATACGATGCACAGAATCAATGGCAATGGAGGCAGACGtataaccaacctaaacaggaaCGTCAGCAGACATATAACCAACCTAAACAAGAACGTCAGCAGACAtataaccaacctaaacaggaaCGTCAGCAGACATTTAACCAACATAAACAGGAACGTCAACAGACctataaccaacctaaacaggaaCGTCAACAGACCTTTAACCAACAGAAACAGGAACGTCAGCAGCCATATGACCAACATGAAAAGGAGCACCATCAAAAGCACTATTATGAACAAAACAGGGAACAATCACAGAAGAGGAATGATCAAAGGCCATttgaagaaagatatgaaaatactTTCGAATATTTTGAACAATTTTTCAAGCAGACCCATAACCAACCCAAACAGGAGCgtcagcagacctataaccaacctaaacaggaGCGTCAGCAGACCTTTAACCAACCGAAACAGGAACGTCAGCAACCATATGACCATCATGAACAGGAAGACCATCAAAACCACTATTATGAACAAAGCAGGAAACAATCACAGAAGAGGAATGATCAAAGGCCATttgaagaaagatatgaaaatactTTCGAATATTTTGAACAATTTTTCAAGCAGACCCATAACCAACCCAAACAGGAGCgtcagcagacctataaccaacctaaacaggaaTGTCAGCAGACCTTTAACCAACCGAAACAGGAACGTCAGCAACCATATGACCATCATGAACAGGAAGACCATCAAAACCACTATTATGAACAAAGCAGGAAACAATCACAGAAGAGGAATGATCAAAGGCCATttgaagaaagatatgaaaatactTTCGAATATTTTGAACAATTTTTCAAGCAGACCCATAACCAACCTAAACAGGAGCgtcagcagacctataaccaacctaaacaggagcgtcagcagacctataaccaacctaaacaggaGCGTCAGCAGACCTTTAACCAACCGAAACAGGAACGTCAGCAACCATATGACCATCATGAACAGGAAGACCATCAAAACCACTATTATGAACAAAGCAGGAAACAATCACAGAAGAGGAATGATCAAAGGCCATttgaagaaagatatgaaaatactTTCGAATATTTTGAACAATTTTTCAAGCAGACCCATAACCAACCCAAACAGGAGCgtcagcagacctataaccaacctaaacaggaaCGTCAGCAGACCTTTAACCAACCGAAACAGGAACGTCAGCAACCATATGACCATCATGAACAGGAAGACCATCAAAACCACTATTATGAACAAAGCAGGAAACAATCACAGAAGAGGAATGATCAAAGGCCATttgaagaaagatatgaaaatactTTCGAATATTTTGAACAATTTTTCAAGCAGACCCATAACCAACCCAAACAGGAGCgtcagcagacctataaccaacctaaacaggaaCGTCAGCAGACCTTTAACCAACCGAAACAGGAACGTCAGCAACCATATGACCATCATGAACAGGAAGACCATCAAAACCACTATTATGAACAAAGCAGGAAACAATCACAGAAGAGGAATGATCAAAGGCCATttgaagaaagatatgaaaatactTTCGAATATTTTGAACAATTTTTCAAGCAGACCCATAACCAACCCAAACAGGAGCgtcagcagacctataaccaacctaaacaggaaCGTCAGCAGACCTTTAACCAACCGAAACAGGAACGTCAGCAACCATATGACCATCATGAACAGGAAGACCATCAAAACCACTATTATGAACAAAGCAGGAAACAATCACAGAAGAGGAATGATCAAAGGCCATttgaagaaagatatgaaaatactTTCGAATATTTTGAACAATTTTTCAAGCAGACCCATAACCAACCTAAACAGGAGCgtcagcagacctataaccaacctaaacaggagcgtcagcagacctataaccaacctaaacaggaGCGTCAGCAGACCTTTAACCAACCGAAACAGGAACGTCAGCAACCATATGACCATCATGAACAGGAAGACCATCAAAACCACTATTATGAACAAAGCAGGAAACAATCACAGAAGAGGAATGATCAAAGGCCATttgaagaaagatatgaaaatactTTCGAATATTTTGAACAATTTTTCAAGCAGACCCATAACCAACCTAAACAGGAGCgtcagcagacctataaccaacctaaacaggaGCGTCAACAGACctataaccaacctaaacaggaGCGTCAGCAGACCTTTAACCAACCGAAACAGGAACGTCAGCAACCATATGACCATCATGAACAGGAAGACCATCAAAACCACTATTATGAACAAAGCAGGGAACAATCACAGAAGAGGAATGATCAAAGGCCATTTGAAGAAAGGTATGAAAATACTttcgaatattttgaaaaaaatttcaggaataaaaattaa